A region of Bacillota bacterium DNA encodes the following proteins:
- the fusA gene encoding elongation factor G, with the protein MSKYDISQVRNLALISHGGAGKTSLAEALLYVSRATNRLGKIEAGNMVTDYDDEEIRKQITINTVPAPLDWKNHRINLLDTPGYFDFIGDVLGALRAADAALLVVCAVGGLEVGTEKMWNYAQENNLPRLIFINKQDRENANYFKAVDQLQKAYGNKVVPVTIPWGEEADTKGVIDLIGRKAISFSDTGRSSQEEEIPAEYMDKVEELREKLMELVAETDDDLLMKYLDGEPLTDDEIKDGLKKGTVSNTIVPILCGSSTMCIGIQTLLDFISDYMPSPEDSGSVTGQIPGKEEKIERRPSREDPFSAIVFKTLADPYVGRINYFRVYSGVLKPDTQIFNCSQEKTERIGQVFFMRGKTQIPAEEIMAGDIGAVAKLQTTSTGDTLSDRNDPICYERISFPEPVISFAVEPKTKGEEEKVGSGLARFLDEDPTFRLERKIETRQTVISGMGELQLENIVNNLQKKFGVEVVLSTPRVPFKETIKGQARTEAKHKKQSGGRGQYGHVFLEIEPDIENDFTFEDKIFGGVVPKQYVPAVEKGIREAMEEGVLAGYPVVGIRVALVDGSYHTVDSSELAFKIAASVAFKKGFMEAEPILLEPVMDVEVTVPEDFMGDIMGDLNSRRGKIQGMEPSNGMQMIRAQVPMAEMFRYAIDLRSMTQGRGFFLMKFARYEEVPFQIAEKIIEAAKEEKESE; encoded by the coding sequence ATGTCAAAATACGATATCAGTCAGGTCAGGAATCTGGCACTTATTTCTCATGGCGGTGCCGGGAAAACCTCATTGGCAGAAGCCTTGCTCTATGTTTCCAGGGCAACCAACAGGCTGGGTAAAATCGAGGCCGGAAACATGGTGACCGATTATGATGACGAGGAAATAAGAAAGCAGATCACAATCAACACTGTCCCCGCCCCCCTGGATTGGAAGAACCACCGGATCAACCTGCTGGATACGCCGGGATACTTCGATTTTATCGGGGACGTTCTAGGGGCGTTGCGTGCTGCCGATGCTGCATTGCTCGTTGTTTGCGCGGTGGGTGGCCTCGAGGTTGGAACCGAAAAAATGTGGAATTACGCCCAGGAGAACAATTTGCCACGCCTGATCTTTATCAACAAACAGGATAGAGAGAACGCCAACTATTTCAAGGCGGTGGATCAGTTGCAGAAAGCCTACGGGAACAAAGTTGTACCGGTCACCATTCCCTGGGGTGAAGAAGCTGACACCAAAGGGGTTATTGACCTGATTGGAAGGAAAGCGATTTCTTTTTCTGATACGGGGCGGTCTTCGCAGGAGGAAGAGATTCCGGCAGAATACATGGACAAAGTAGAAGAGTTGAGAGAAAAACTGATGGAACTGGTAGCCGAAACCGATGATGATCTGCTCATGAAATATCTGGACGGCGAACCGTTGACGGACGATGAGATAAAAGATGGGCTGAAGAAGGGTACCGTCTCCAATACAATAGTTCCCATTCTTTGCGGTTCTTCGACCATGTGTATTGGAATCCAAACATTGCTGGACTTCATCAGCGACTACATGCCTTCTCCCGAAGACAGCGGCTCCGTGACCGGGCAGATTCCGGGTAAAGAAGAAAAAATTGAACGACGGCCATCGCGGGAAGATCCTTTTTCAGCGATAGTTTTCAAAACGCTGGCTGACCCCTACGTGGGCAGAATCAATTACTTCAGGGTCTACTCCGGCGTTTTGAAGCCGGACACCCAGATTTTCAATTGCAGCCAGGAAAAGACTGAACGGATCGGGCAGGTCTTCTTCATGAGAGGAAAAACCCAGATTCCGGCAGAAGAGATCATGGCGGGGGATATCGGAGCGGTAGCCAAGCTTCAGACCACTTCAACCGGTGATACGCTTTCAGATCGCAATGACCCGATCTGCTACGAACGCATATCATTCCCGGAGCCGGTGATTTCTTTCGCGGTCGAGCCCAAGACCAAAGGGGAGGAAGAAAAAGTGGGTAGCGGGTTGGCCCGTTTCCTGGATGAAGATCCCACTTTCCGGCTGGAAAGAAAGATTGAGACCAGGCAGACCGTGATCTCGGGGATGGGCGAGCTCCAGTTGGAAAATATTGTTAACAATCTTCAAAAAAAGTTCGGCGTGGAGGTTGTTCTGTCAACGCCCAGGGTGCCTTTCAAAGAAACGATAAAGGGCCAGGCCCGCACCGAGGCCAAGCACAAGAAGCAGAGTGGTGGCCGCGGGCAGTACGGGCATGTTTTTCTTGAAATCGAGCCTGATATTGAAAACGACTTTACCTTTGAAGACAAGATCTTTGGGGGGGTTGTTCCCAAACAGTACGTCCCGGCCGTCGAAAAAGGCATCAGGGAAGCGATGGAGGAGGGCGTTCTGGCCGGTTACCCCGTGGTGGGCATCAGGGTGGCCCTGGTGGATGGTTCATATCATACCGTGGATTCTTCAGAACTGGCATTCAAGATTGCGGCTTCCGTGGCCTTCAAGAAAGGTTTCATGGAAGCGGAGCCAATTTTGCTGGAACCTGTCATGGACGTTGAAGTAACGGTACCCGAGGATTTCATGGGCGATATAATGGGAGATTTGAACAGCCGCAGGGGGAAAATCCAGGGTATGGAACCTTCAAACGGTATGCAGATGATCAGGGCCCAGGTTCCGATGGCCGAGATGTTCCGTTATGCCATCGATCTTCGTTCCATGACCCAGGGACGAGGGTTTTTCCTGATGAAATTTGCCCGTTACGAAGAAGTTCCGTTCCAGATAGCGGAGAAGATTATCGAGGCGGCCAAAGAAGAGAAAGAAAGCGAATAG
- a CDS encoding D-alanine--D-alanine ligase, translated as MTKIKIAVVFGGRSGEHEVSLRSAASIMETLDRKRYEILPVGITREGTWIAGGNSWGVLSKNETPEDCFRATLVTDPTCPGFFLWAGRDDGEKYDIQSFRKVDVVFPVLHGPYGEDGAIQGLLEMAGLPYVGCGVMSSAVGMDKAVMKELFVQHGLPVGRYLYFGQRDWLADRNAWVSRVEAEIGYPCFVKPANLGSSVGISKAYSDEELVRGTEEAFAYDEKAIVEAFIPGREIECSVLGDWEVRASLPGEIIPNHDFYDYRTKYIDDHSELIIPVRLEEALIEEVQELAIRSFKAIDGSGMARADFFVDTENRNIFINEINTIPGFTSISMYPKLWEVSGLSYRELIEELIQIAMQRNERRKRLSNLPPI; from the coding sequence ATGACCAAAATAAAAATCGCTGTGGTTTTTGGTGGGCGTTCGGGGGAACATGAAGTTTCGCTGCGTTCGGCAGCTTCGATAATGGAAACCCTGGATCGCAAGCGTTACGAAATCTTGCCGGTGGGTATTACCCGGGAGGGAACGTGGATTGCCGGGGGTAATTCCTGGGGGGTTCTGTCAAAAAATGAAACCCCGGAAGACTGTTTTCGTGCCACATTGGTGACGGATCCTACCTGTCCCGGCTTTTTTCTATGGGCGGGAAGGGACGATGGCGAGAAATATGATATCCAATCTTTCCGGAAAGTAGATGTTGTTTTTCCTGTTCTTCACGGTCCTTATGGCGAGGATGGGGCCATTCAGGGACTGCTGGAAATGGCCGGGCTACCGTATGTTGGTTGCGGGGTTATGTCCTCGGCAGTGGGTATGGACAAGGCCGTGATGAAGGAGCTGTTTGTTCAGCACGGTCTGCCCGTGGGCCGCTACCTCTATTTTGGACAGCGGGACTGGCTTGCGGATCGGAACGCATGGGTAAGCCGGGTTGAGGCAGAAATAGGCTATCCATGTTTTGTAAAACCTGCAAACCTGGGGTCCAGCGTGGGGATTTCCAAAGCATACTCCGATGAAGAGCTGGTCCGGGGAACGGAAGAAGCATTTGCCTACGACGAAAAAGCGATTGTGGAAGCTTTTATTCCCGGCAGGGAAATAGAGTGCAGTGTCCTCGGAGATTGGGAGGTGCGGGCTTCATTGCCCGGAGAAATTATACCGAACCATGACTTTTATGATTACAGGACCAAGTATATCGATGACCACTCCGAATTGATCATTCCCGTCAGACTTGAAGAGGCGCTGATCGAGGAAGTGCAGGAATTGGCGATAAGATCTTTCAAGGCCATAGATGGCAGCGGCATGGCCCGGGCGGATTTTTTTGTTGATACGGAGAATAGAAATATTTTTATCAATGAGATCAACACGATTCCGGGGTTTACCAGCATCAGCATGTATCCAAAACTATGGGAAGTCAGCGGACTTTCATACCGGGAACTGATCGAGGAGTTGATTCAAATAGCCATGCAGAGAAATGAACGGCGTAAAAGGTTGAGCAACTTGCCTCCAATTTAA
- a CDS encoding response regulator transcription factor, which translates to MYKKVLIVDDEKTLVKALKFNLEKEGFQIDAAYDGREAVEKINDPEQKYDLIILDLMLPGIDGFEVCRIIRKKMDTPIIMLTARTEDIDKVLGLELGADDYLTKPFNPRELVARMKSVLRRVESRPEVLKKHINVGDIRIDLLQRKVRLGEEEVELTSKEFALLSFFATNTGKVFSREELLEQVWGYNYYGDARTVDVHIRHLREKIEKDPGNPELIITVWGTGYKFVDHSNV; encoded by the coding sequence ATGTACAAGAAAGTGTTAATCGTGGATGATGAGAAAACCTTGGTAAAAGCGTTAAAGTTCAACCTTGAAAAAGAGGGTTTTCAAATCGATGCAGCTTATGATGGCAGAGAAGCGGTCGAGAAGATAAATGATCCCGAACAGAAATATGACCTGATAATTCTGGATCTGATGCTGCCCGGTATCGATGGGTTTGAGGTCTGCCGTATCATACGCAAAAAGATGGATACCCCGATAATTATGCTTACGGCACGCACCGAGGATATAGACAAGGTTCTGGGGCTGGAGCTGGGTGCTGACGATTATCTTACCAAGCCCTTCAACCCCCGTGAATTGGTGGCGAGGATGAAGTCGGTTTTGAGAAGGGTCGAATCCCGGCCGGAAGTCCTCAAAAAACATATCAACGTGGGGGATATCCGCATCGATTTGTTACAGAGAAAAGTCCGTCTGGGGGAAGAAGAAGTTGAACTCACATCGAAAGAATTTGCATTGCTCAGCTTCTTTGCAACCAACACGGGCAAAGTATTTTCCAGGGAAGAATTGCTGGAACAGGTTTGGGGTTACAATTATTACGGAGATGCGCGGACGGTGGATGTACATATCAGGCACCTGAGGGAAAAAATCGAAAAGGATCCCGGGAACCCCGAACTGATCATTACCGTATGGGGGACCGGTTACAAATTTGTAGACCATTCCAATGTTTAA
- a CDS encoding cell wall metabolism sensor histidine kinase WalK, whose product MASLTLYNWLKHYYFVHQEEMLVRSGTLAAEFVRGYMKDDIDQPRLISLTENIGHQTQPPTRLIVVDSKKNVIGDSLRVNSKLGKKLDRVEINDALRGEIGRSVQYSEESRNWIMQVAVPVKSDENDNSPPIGAIFLSASLLEVYQILGDIRMLLFWTTMAAVFLVAVASFLLARRFSEPLGALTLAAQKMADGDLDQKIKIPSGDEIGRLAGQFNVMAERINYMTRNLQAFAANVSHELRTPLATLSILIQSLKEHEMEPEQQRDFFEDLDQQTQRLTNLVTDLLELTKLQHTKVKEHGKHFSLRNILLEVIEQMSHWFTRANVKFVHEIPVAVLMISGSPGQIRQVFYNLLDNALKFTGAGGQVSITAWEEADTVEIKVEDTGKGIPMDEQKLIFERFFRVDTARSRDEGGIGLGLAIAREIVEVHGGTIRVESQEGRGSSFYVSLPRVIVTQKPEEK is encoded by the coding sequence GTGGCCAGTCTGACATTGTACAACTGGCTCAAGCATTATTATTTTGTTCATCAGGAAGAGATGCTGGTGCGCAGCGGCACCCTTGCGGCAGAGTTTGTCAGGGGTTACATGAAAGACGACATCGACCAGCCCAGATTGATCTCCCTGACCGAGAACATCGGTCATCAGACCCAGCCACCAACGCGCCTCATTGTTGTGGACAGTAAAAAAAATGTGATAGGCGACTCGTTGAGAGTCAACAGCAAGCTGGGCAAGAAACTTGACCGTGTTGAAATCAACGATGCCTTGCGTGGGGAGATTGGCAGGAGTGTACAGTACAGCGAGGAATCCCGGAACTGGATCATGCAGGTTGCGGTACCCGTCAAAAGTGATGAAAATGACAATTCCCCCCCCATCGGGGCCATCTTCCTGTCTGCCTCCCTTCTTGAGGTATATCAAATACTGGGGGATATCCGCATGCTCCTCTTCTGGACAACCATGGCCGCTGTTTTCCTGGTTGCCGTGGCATCATTTTTGTTGGCGCGGCGCTTTTCGGAGCCCCTGGGAGCTCTGACCCTGGCGGCACAAAAGATGGCTGACGGGGACCTCGATCAGAAAATAAAGATTCCATCCGGGGATGAGATTGGCAGGCTGGCGGGACAGTTCAATGTTATGGCCGAACGCATCAACTATATGACCAGAAACCTCCAGGCTTTTGCGGCCAATGTGTCTCATGAACTGCGCACCCCGCTCGCCACCCTGAGCATATTGATACAATCTTTGAAAGAACATGAAATGGAACCCGAACAGCAGCGGGATTTTTTCGAGGATCTGGACCAGCAGACCCAGAGATTGACCAATCTTGTAACCGATCTTCTTGAGCTGACCAAATTGCAACACACCAAAGTCAAGGAACACGGCAAGCATTTTTCCCTGAGAAACATCTTGCTGGAGGTTATCGAGCAGATGTCCCACTGGTTCACCCGGGCCAATGTGAAATTCGTTCATGAAATTCCGGTTGCCGTGCTCATGATTTCGGGTTCCCCGGGACAGATAAGACAGGTGTTCTACAATCTGCTTGACAATGCGTTGAAATTTACCGGAGCGGGAGGGCAGGTAAGCATCACAGCATGGGAAGAGGCAGATACAGTAGAGATAAAAGTGGAAGATACGGGAAAAGGGATACCGATGGATGAACAGAAGCTTATATTCGAGAGGTTTTTCCGCGTGGACACCGCTCGTTCGCGTGATGAAGGGGGAATAGGTCTGGGGCTGGCTATTGCCCGTGAAATTGTTGAGGTTCACGGGGGAACGATACGCGTGGAAAGTCAGGAAGGGCGGGGCAGCAGTTTTTATGTCTCCCTTCCCCGGGTTATCGTTACACAGAAACCGGAAGAAAAGTAG
- a CDS encoding 3-isopropylmalate dehydratase small subunit, translated as MITEGRVWVYGDDVDTDVIIPARYLNTSDPEKLARHCLEDLDPSFAAEVNPGDVLVAGSNFGCGSSREHAPIALKATGIAGVIATSFARIFYRNALNIGFAIWECPGIVSQVKTGDRISIDFEEGNFILPEKGLSFTAKAFPPFMRQLIEEGGLVNYARKKLKKL; from the coding sequence ATGATTACGGAGGGAAGGGTTTGGGTTTATGGTGATGATGTGGACACCGATGTGATCATACCGGCCAGGTATTTGAACACATCTGACCCCGAAAAACTGGCCCGGCACTGCCTGGAGGATCTGGATCCTTCGTTTGCTGCGGAAGTGAACCCCGGGGATGTGCTGGTCGCCGGAAGCAATTTTGGCTGTGGAAGTTCTCGTGAACATGCACCCATAGCATTGAAAGCCACCGGTATTGCGGGAGTTATCGCTACCAGTTTTGCCCGGATATTTTATAGAAATGCTTTGAATATCGGTTTTGCCATCTGGGAGTGCCCCGGGATCGTATCGCAAGTGAAGACCGGAGACAGGATAAGCATAGATTTTGAAGAAGGCAACTTCATATTGCCGGAAAAAGGCCTGAGTTTCACGGCCAAGGCCTTTCCTCCTTTCATGCGTCAACTCATAGAAGAAGGCGGACTGGTTAATTATGCCCGGAAAAAATTGAAGAAATTATAA
- the ilvN gene encoding acetolactate synthase small subunit: protein MKHVLAILVDNKPGVLTRVSGLFSRRGFNIDSLAVGETLDPGISRMTITVSGDASTLEQVVKQLNKLVNVIKISNITEEPAVVRELMMIKVQAAPQTRSDIQQIVETFRGKVVDVSLDSMVIEITGNEEKLEAMEILLQHFGIKELVRTGKVALLRGSKTTREYNA, encoded by the coding sequence ATGAAGCATGTTCTGGCCATACTGGTCGATAACAAGCCGGGAGTGCTGACCCGGGTTTCGGGTTTGTTCAGCCGCCGTGGATTTAACATCGACAGCCTGGCGGTGGGGGAAACTCTTGATCCGGGCATTTCGCGCATGACCATAACGGTTAGCGGCGATGCTTCCACTCTCGAACAGGTTGTGAAGCAGCTGAACAAATTGGTAAATGTCATCAAAATAAGTAACATTACCGAGGAACCTGCGGTAGTAAGGGAGTTGATGATGATAAAAGTGCAAGCTGCTCCGCAGACGCGCAGCGACATCCAGCAAATTGTGGAGACGTTCAGGGGAAAAGTAGTCGATGTATCCCTTGACTCGATGGTCATAGAAATTACCGGCAATGAAGAAAAACTTGAGGCCATGGAAATCCTTCTGCAACACTTTGGCATCAAGGAATTGGTCCGTACGGGCAAGGTGGCCCTGTTGCGAGGAAGCAAAACCACCCGGGAATACAATGCTTGA
- the leuC gene encoding 3-isopropylmalate dehydratase large subunit — translation MGLTMIEKILARGAGKSHVRPGDIVRVKIDMCLGNDITAPVAINEFERMEASRVFDPERIALVPDHFAPNKDIASAQQCQRMRDFARKHQIKHYFEIGRMGVEHALLPEKGLALPGEIIIGADSHTCTYGAMGAFATGVGSTDLAAGMALGEAWFKVPPTLKFVYRGKPGKWIGGKDLILYTIGKIGVDGALYKAMEFSGEAIDELSLEGRLTMTNMAIEAGAKCGYMEPDEKVLSYARERAARHYEPIYGDADAIYEQTSIFDIGELEPQVAFPHLPSNVYPVTEAGDIKIDQVVIGSCTNGRIEDMRQAASILKGRRADPSVRLIIIPATQEVYARSLQEGLIDIFISAEAAISTPTCGPCLGGHMGILAPGEKALATTNRNFVGRMGHPTSEVYLCSPLVAASSAITGRITHPQEVS, via the coding sequence ATGGGGCTGACGATGATAGAAAAGATCCTTGCTCGCGGGGCGGGGAAAAGCCACGTGCGCCCCGGCGACATCGTCAGGGTTAAAATTGATATGTGTCTGGGCAATGATATTACCGCTCCTGTGGCCATAAATGAATTTGAACGTATGGAAGCTTCCAGGGTTTTTGATCCTGAACGTATCGCCCTGGTTCCGGATCATTTCGCACCCAACAAGGATATTGCCTCCGCGCAACAGTGTCAACGCATGCGAGATTTTGCCCGAAAACATCAAATAAAACATTATTTCGAGATAGGAAGGATGGGAGTTGAACACGCTCTCTTGCCGGAAAAAGGCCTGGCCTTGCCCGGAGAGATCATCATTGGAGCGGATTCCCATACCTGCACGTACGGGGCGATGGGTGCTTTTGCCACCGGGGTCGGGAGTACCGATCTGGCAGCGGGAATGGCCCTGGGAGAAGCCTGGTTCAAAGTGCCTCCCACATTGAAATTTGTTTACAGGGGGAAACCGGGAAAATGGATCGGCGGAAAAGATCTTATTCTCTATACCATTGGCAAGATCGGTGTTGATGGGGCACTGTACAAGGCGATGGAATTTTCGGGAGAGGCCATCGACGAATTGAGTCTTGAAGGGCGGCTGACGATGACCAACATGGCCATTGAAGCCGGTGCAAAATGTGGCTATATGGAGCCTGATGAGAAGGTTCTATCCTATGCTCGGGAAAGGGCGGCACGGCATTACGAGCCAATATATGGCGATGCCGATGCTATCTATGAACAGACTTCGATTTTTGATATCGGTGAACTGGAACCCCAGGTGGCTTTTCCACATCTTCCTTCCAACGTTTACCCGGTGACCGAAGCAGGCGATATCAAAATAGATCAGGTTGTTATCGGTTCATGCACAAACGGAAGAATTGAAGACATGAGGCAGGCGGCGTCTATTTTGAAGGGCAGAAGGGCTGATCCCTCGGTGCGTCTGATCATCATTCCCGCAACACAGGAGGTTTACGCCCGTTCATTGCAGGAAGGGCTGATAGATATCTTTATCAGCGCGGAGGCGGCCATCAGTACCCCTACCTGCGGGCCCTGCCTCGGTGGACACATGGGCATACTGGCACCCGGGGAAAAAGCGCTGGCGACGACCAACCGCAATTTTGTGGGGAGGATGGGGCATCCGACCAGCGAAGTATATCTGTGCAGTCCCCTTGTGGCTGCATCTTCCGCGATTACGGGGAGGATAACACACCCGCAGGAGGTGTCTTGA
- a CDS encoding alanine--glyoxylate aminotransferase family protein: MKKEYLMIPGPTPIPREVSQALGAEIFNHRGPRFRALIEEVTGKLKKIFQTSNDIFILTSSGTGAMEAGIVNHIPPGEQVLSLSNGVFGERMAAIAKAYGVEVVGINSEWGKPLNYDVLAQKLAVDTARKIKAILMVHNESSTGMMNDVEKVSKIRGEHPALLITDTVSSLGAVPLPVDDWKIDVCFTGSQKALMSPPGLAFVSVSPRAWAAQKNVSGCYYFNLKKAREFMEIGQTPFTPAVLQVEALNTALDKLLEENRDRVHERHLRMMRAVRGAAKALRLDLLISNENDASRTVTAIKSPRNIDVKNLRLIMHEKYGVDIAGGQGKLSNETFRIGHLGAVSELDIVATIAALEMSLLEMGYNLELGSGVSEAQKIIMDI, encoded by the coding sequence ATGAAAAAAGAATATCTGATGATTCCCGGGCCGACGCCCATTCCCCGGGAAGTATCACAGGCTCTGGGTGCAGAAATTTTCAATCATCGCGGCCCCAGATTCAGAGCCTTGATCGAAGAAGTTACGGGGAAATTGAAAAAAATATTTCAAACCAGCAATGATATATTCATACTTACTTCATCAGGAACCGGCGCAATGGAAGCCGGTATCGTCAATCATATTCCTCCCGGGGAACAGGTTCTATCTCTTTCCAACGGGGTGTTCGGGGAACGTATGGCAGCGATAGCCAAAGCATACGGCGTAGAGGTCGTCGGCATAAATTCTGAATGGGGAAAACCACTCAACTACGATGTGCTGGCCCAGAAATTGGCGGTGGACACCGCCAGAAAAATAAAGGCCATCCTGATGGTACACAATGAATCATCCACCGGGATGATGAATGATGTGGAGAAAGTCAGCAAGATCCGCGGCGAACATCCGGCCCTACTGATAACGGATACGGTCAGTTCCCTGGGTGCGGTCCCCCTTCCTGTGGATGATTGGAAGATCGATGTCTGCTTTACCGGTTCCCAGAAGGCATTGATGTCTCCACCGGGCCTTGCTTTTGTGAGCGTCAGTCCCAGGGCGTGGGCAGCACAAAAAAATGTTTCGGGTTGTTATTATTTCAACCTGAAAAAGGCCAGGGAATTCATGGAGATAGGGCAGACTCCGTTTACGCCGGCTGTCCTGCAGGTTGAGGCATTGAACACGGCATTGGACAAGCTTCTGGAGGAAAACCGCGACCGGGTGCATGAACGGCATTTACGCATGATGAGGGCGGTCAGAGGCGCGGCCAAAGCCTTGCGGCTTGACCTTCTGATTTCCAACGAGAATGATGCTTCCCGAACTGTTACGGCGATCAAATCCCCCCGTAACATTGACGTTAAAAACCTGCGCCTGATCATGCATGAAAAATATGGTGTGGATATTGCCGGCGGACAGGGAAAGCTGTCCAACGAAACTTTCAGGATCGGACACCTCGGGGCTGTTTCCGAATTGGACATCGTGGCTACCATTGCTGCTCTGGAAATGAGCCTTCTGGAAATGGGCTACAACCTGGAATTGGGATCCGGAGTAAGCGAAGCCCAGAAAATAATTATGGATATATAG
- a CDS encoding uracil-DNA glycosylase, producing the protein MTIEKLEKQCLACRRCSLRDGCIQVIFGAGSRKARIMLVGEAPGASEDQQGIPFVGSAGQLLTRILAAVNINREEVYITNIVKCRPPRNRMPEPEEISSCLAYLHQQIALINPRIIVCLGSLSTRTLIDEKALITRMRGQWKKIGSRMYMPTFHPAALLRDPRKKRPVWEDFKQVEKKYREILDQGG; encoded by the coding sequence ATGACCATCGAGAAACTGGAAAAGCAGTGTTTGGCCTGTAGACGGTGCTCGTTGAGGGATGGCTGTATACAGGTCATTTTCGGAGCCGGTTCCCGGAAGGCCCGAATCATGTTGGTGGGGGAGGCTCCCGGCGCGAGTGAAGACCAACAGGGTATCCCCTTTGTTGGCAGTGCCGGTCAGCTACTGACCAGGATTTTGGCTGCGGTAAACATCAACCGGGAAGAAGTATATATCACCAATATCGTAAAATGCCGGCCACCGCGGAACAGGATGCCCGAACCTGAAGAAATCAGTTCGTGTCTTGCATATTTGCACCAACAAATTGCGCTTATCAATCCTCGTATAATCGTCTGCCTGGGATCTCTGTCGACACGTACACTTATCGATGAAAAAGCGCTGATCACGAGGATGAGGGGGCAATGGAAAAAAATCGGCTCGCGGATGTACATGCCCACATTTCATCCGGCGGCATTGTTAAGGGACCCCCGCAAAAAGCGGCCGGTCTGGGAAGATTTCAAACAGGTTGAAAAAAAATATCGTGAGATACTAGATCAGGGAGGGTAG